A region of Chloracidobacterium sp. DNA encodes the following proteins:
- a CDS encoding penicillin acylase family protein has translation MKIIILKSLAIVMFLCFSGSALVPPTKISVDGLKSEVAIRRDDRGIPYIEAKSDADLYFAQGYVTASARLWQMDVMRRLARGQLAEVFGEVRLEEDKRWRRFGFSGIVEKSLESVKPESRALLDSYARGVNAYIATLDEKTTPPEFTILQYKPTPWLASDTLIIGAILADALSSTWRLDLIKASLSGIDKQKYADLTDPVTPYDVVLFGKDSKQSAAVSGLGIEPAADALAMAERDAVLRESSLTTVGLYAEELAASNNWVISGKRTADGKAMLASDPHLSPTTPGIWHLVDLRTPTMHVAGVTVPGLPGVAIGHNESIAWGMTNVGPDVQDLYAETFNAAGEYKTPTGWAKPVLRKETIKVRTNPLKTDTSEQTIEVMETRNGVVITEETGKKYALKWTARDPMNMGIDAFFLINRAKDWPTFKNALKAYTGPTQNFVYADIKGNIGWYAAGRIPIRKTGDGSLPYDGSTTDGDWLGNIPFEELPHLYNPPDGFIVTANQRIAGTDYKYPQMTRVYGSARARRIYDLLSKNKKVTMDDSRDIQHDVYNWPLAAFAKTLVAEGTISAESLSVLKDWDGKMTPDSRGAVLANEINTCVVNKMAEDNKPVPAFLIRPRVFDLAIREKLPRWLPAGFKNYGEFYKACDGIVRSDLAASKTYGSDPSGWVWGKSFTSRFPHPLAAVPLIGGQFSTPNVGISGSNNTPNVGSGVSMRLITSPGNWDATRHVIPMGQSGNPRSPHFKDQFELWRTGNPAIFPFTKSAVEKAATEIVVMTPK, from the coding sequence ATGAAAATCATCATTCTAAAGTCGTTAGCTATTGTTATGTTCCTTTGTTTTTCCGGATCCGCGCTGGTTCCGCCGACCAAGATATCTGTGGACGGATTGAAGTCCGAAGTGGCGATCCGGCGTGATGATCGCGGAATCCCCTATATCGAAGCAAAATCAGATGCCGATCTTTATTTTGCTCAAGGTTATGTGACCGCAAGCGCCCGTCTGTGGCAGATGGACGTGATGCGACGACTGGCGAGAGGGCAATTGGCGGAGGTCTTTGGTGAGGTTCGGCTTGAAGAAGATAAACGATGGCGGCGGTTTGGTTTTTCGGGCATTGTCGAAAAGAGTCTGGAATCGGTAAAGCCCGAGTCGCGTGCATTGCTCGACAGCTACGCTCGCGGCGTCAACGCTTACATCGCGACGCTTGACGAAAAGACCACGCCGCCCGAATTTACTATCTTGCAGTACAAACCGACGCCTTGGCTGGCTTCGGATACGCTTATTATCGGAGCGATCCTGGCCGATGCACTTAGTTCGACTTGGAGATTAGATCTGATCAAGGCTTCTCTCAGTGGAATTGACAAACAGAAGTACGCCGACCTAACCGATCCGGTCACGCCTTACGATGTGGTGTTGTTCGGCAAAGACTCCAAACAATCGGCAGCGGTATCGGGATTAGGAATCGAGCCGGCGGCAGATGCTCTTGCGATGGCGGAAAGAGACGCTGTGCTGCGTGAGAGTTCGCTTACAACGGTCGGGCTGTATGCCGAAGAACTCGCTGCCTCGAACAACTGGGTCATCTCAGGAAAGCGAACCGCCGACGGCAAGGCGATGCTGGCAAGCGATCCGCATTTGTCGCCGACGACGCCCGGCATATGGCACCTTGTCGATCTCAGGACGCCGACAATGCATGTTGCTGGTGTGACGGTTCCTGGGCTTCCGGGTGTTGCGATCGGACATAATGAATCGATCGCTTGGGGAATGACCAACGTCGGGCCTGACGTTCAGGACCTCTACGCTGAGACGTTCAATGCCGCCGGCGAATACAAAACGCCTACCGGCTGGGCTAAACCGGTCCTTCGAAAGGAAACAATAAAAGTTCGCACGAATCCGTTAAAGACCGACACCAGTGAGCAGACGATCGAAGTGATGGAAACACGCAACGGCGTTGTCATAACGGAAGAGACCGGCAAAAAATACGCTCTAAAATGGACTGCTCGCGACCCGATGAACATGGGCATCGACGCGTTCTTCCTTATCAACCGTGCCAAAGACTGGCCGACTTTCAAGAACGCTCTGAAGGCATACACCGGCCCAACACAGAACTTTGTTTACGCTGATATCAAGGGCAATATTGGCTGGTACGCTGCCGGCCGGATCCCGATCCGCAAGACCGGTGACGGCTCTTTACCCTATGACGGTTCGACGACGGATGGAGATTGGCTGGGCAACATTCCGTTTGAAGAATTGCCGCACCTTTACAATCCGCCCGACGGTTTTATAGTCACTGCGAACCAGCGAATAGCCGGCACGGATTACAAATATCCGCAGATGACTCGCGTTTACGGCTCGGCGCGTGCACGCCGGATATACGACCTTCTTTCTAAGAACAAAAAGGTCACGATGGACGATTCGCGCGACATTCAGCATGACGTTTACAACTGGCCGCTCGCTGCTTTTGCAAAGACTCTGGTCGCCGAAGGTACGATCTCTGCTGAATCTCTTTCAGTTTTGAAAGACTGGGACGGCAAGATGACTCCTGACAGCCGCGGCGCAGTTCTCGCAAATGAGATCAACACCTGTGTCGTCAATAAAATGGCTGAAGACAACAAACCGGTACCTGCGTTTTTAATTCGCCCGCGTGTTTTCGATCTGGCCATTCGTGAAAAGCTTCCGCGTTGGCTTCCGGCGGGATTTAAAAACTATGGAGAGTTTTACAAGGCTTGTGATGGAATTGTTCGCAGCGATCTCGCGGCCTCGAAAACATACGGTAGCGATCCGTCTGGCTGGGTTTGGGGCAAATCGTTCACTTCGCGATTTCCGCATCCGCTTGCTGCGGTTCCGCTCATTGGCGGGCAGTTTTCAACGCCCAATGTCGGCATTTCGGGCAGCAATAATACGCCGAACGTCGGTTCCGGCGTCTCAATGCGACTAATCACCAGCCCCGGCAACTGGGACGCAACCCGCCACGTGATCCCAATGGGCCAAAGCGGCAACCCAAGATCACCCCACTTCAAAGACCAATTCGAATTATGGCGAACAGGCAACCCGGCGATCTTTCCATTCACCAAATCAGCGGTTGAAAAAGCTGCGACCGAGATCGTCGTGATGACGCCAAAATAG